From the genome of Oryza glaberrima chromosome 1, OglaRS2, whole genome shotgun sequence:
AGGATccatgtcctcatcatcctcgtcatctACGTAGTCATTCTTGAATACAGCGACAAGGTTTGTTTCCTTATTGGGGTTGATCTGAAGGCTCTGAAGCTTGTCAGTGTCAGGTTCCATATTTCACAGCAATTGCCTGCAAGGAAATGGATGCAGGAGGGGATGAGTGTCACCAATCCAGCTGAATAGAAAATGCAAAACATTTCGCTCCAACAGGTGCAAAAGGGTGCGAACACAGAGCATGAGGGTTCAGTTCagcaaccaaaaaaaagaagggaaattAGGATATGAGCATTTCATGTTGGAGTGAGGTATAATTCTTCCTAACTATCTTtactatttcctccgtttcacaatgtaagtcattctatctatctagattcattaacatcaatatgaatatgagaaatgctaaaatgacttacattgtgaaacggagggagtaattattaaAGTGAAGTCGGAAGTTCAGATTTCAGCATTTTACATACAGCATGCATCcgtatcaatcaatcaatcaatataTCTAATGCTGGCCGTGATGGGCAGTATTGATTAGACCACGTGTCACACTGTCACCTCTCAATTAGCAGATAAATCCCAAACAATTTatttgagaggaaaaaaaattaagctgGTCATGATTGAACAACAACCTtgaaattactccctctgtcccattttaagtgcaaccatagtTTTCCGCGTTCAactttgaccgtccatcttatttaaaaattttttaaaaaaattttaaaaatataagtcacaagTAAAAACATCCTTCGGAAATAGATTAGAtaatatttggtagatgacatatattaaaaagaaataatatttcATTGAAAAGAGGAAAGCTTATATTGATTTTGGACTGATGAGATGGCGCTGACATCAGCgatgacatcatcgccggcgacgacttCGAAGGGCGGTGCTCCGGTGAGAGGCGACAGcatcgggagagagagagaggaggcgacggcgaactcaccaatggcggcggcgacgagaaACGGCGACGGGAAACGGCCGGCGCGAGGTACTGTCCACGGTGGAACGACtttccggcgacgagcggcgacaacggaggggtggccggGCTTCGTCTTGATGCTGCAATGCCGAAGGAGGAAACAGTGACGACCAGTGAAGACGacaacgacggcgcgacggcgcaCGGTGGCTGGAGATCAAAACACATTGGCAACCCACTGGTTCACGGCGAGGACGGCTTCCGGCGATCTTCGGCGAATGAAACGTGGAGGCCGGTCTTCCTCTCTTTGCTGCGGTCCTGTTGGTGGCGACAGCGCTGACAGAAGATGGCGGAGCCGACGGCTACAgccggctggagcggcggccggaggtggagagagaaggcAGCTAGGGCACGGGAGCTCGAGCTACGGGTTGGAAACGAGAGAGGAGGGCttgggaagagggagagatcggCTCGGGAACAGATGGATTCGATGAAGGAAGATTAGGCCGAAATCCGCGGGATTGAGCTTGGATTGGATGGGCTTTATTGGGGAAACGTAGGGGAGATCAAGGGAAATCCGTTCCCGGAGGCCGGATTTGGtgggaaggtggcggcggcacagTGCACGGGCACGGGAGCTCGGGTCCTGGCTGGAGCTTGAAGATGAACAGGCGCGGGTGAGGCAAACTAGACCTTTTTTTCTGGGCCAAAAAGGGCCCAAGCTGAggagaggatttttattacttttccaattaaccAATGAAATGATCTTTAAATTGTTAAAACTACTTCCAATGCTCACAtaatttcaggaaaaaaatcctgaaaatacttggacacttaaagtatttaacaaaattaaaaccagatcatttaatgattaatttattatttaaatattactcaaatgttatttgtattattaaaattagtaattgagctctgaaattccagagagtatagtTAATCATGGagagtttaataaaatttaaatccaaccatgctttatatttagaaaattttatctcccacatttaacttcacttataaattaatgaatatttaatataaattctagtaataatttataaatcctgaaacgaaaatcatGATGTGACAATGGTTTCCGTCGGTGCTTCTAGCTCCCGCAGATACCCTCGTGCCCTTGGCCATCGCACCTCACTCGGTGGCTCGGTGCCCTTGACAACATGGGCAAGATGGAGACAAATCGGTGTAagagtagtaaaaaaaatactccctccgtccaataaTATAGTAACCTAGTACCGGACGAGACACttcatagtacaatgaatatGAACATACTtactgtccagattcattgtactataaaGTGTCACATCTGGTCCTAGGTTACTATattatggatggagggagtactcgtTAACATGTAGGTCCCATGGATGTTTCTTTAGCTCTTTCGATTTAACAGCCACATAGATGCTATGTTAGTACAGGTGGACCAAATCAGCGTGCCAAGCCGTCGAAAACTGCCCTTAAAACCACAGAGGGAGTCATTTTGTGTTGTTTGAATAGTTAGAGGGGTCGACATACCCAGTTTTAGTGTCGAGGGAGATGAATAAGATTGGGCCACTAGCTGAGGGACTCAGATTGGACtttgtttttcctattttcACAGTTGGTTTTGTGCTGGGCCCAAAATAAGGAGGGCCTCTCAGTCGCCCACAACCTCAGACCAAAAGGCTTGTGCACTCGTCTCGTCCTCCTCGTGCTCCTCCGCCAAAACCCCGACGCCGCCAAAACCCCAATCCAATCgggctccgactccgactccgaccaCCGCGCCGGCATGGAGGCGGTCATCGCGGAGTGCCGCCCCAAGCCTCTCTTCACCACCGGGCCCTTCCTctccgccgtcggcggcggcggcggcggcgtcgaccgcATCTCCGGGctccccgacgacctcctctTTGTCATCCTCTCCAAGCTCCCCGTCATGGATGCCGTGGCGACGTCCGCCCTCTCCCCCCGCTGGAAGAGCCTCTGGTCCAGCGTCCCGCTCCgcctcgacgacgccggcctcctccaccgccgcgacggCACGCGCCTCGGCCGGGAAGgagtcgccgccaccgtctccgccgtcctcgccgcccaccCAGGCCCCGTGCCCGCGGCCTCCGTTGGGTGCTGCCTCTCCTCCGACGACCAGGGCTACCAGCTGGGAGGCTGGCTCCGAGCCCTCGCCGCCAAGGGCGTTCGGCAACTGTGCCTGATGGGCGCGCCATGGTCGCCGCGCGCTGCTCTCCCCTCCGCTGTGTTCTCCTGCTCATCCCTGCGGCGTCTGTTCCTTGGTTCCGTGCAATGCAACTGGGACCTCATACCAGACCATGCCTGCTTCCCTGAGCTACGAGAGATCCAGATATGCAACGCCGTAATGAAGAGCCAGGATCTGTCCCTTGTTTTGGCTGTCTGCCCAGCGCTTGAGACAGTGGAGATTCTTGCGAGCCGTAACAAAATCCCCACCGTGCGAATGAGTAGCCATACTATCCGCAATACTTTGCTATGGAAGTCGGTGGCCAAGGAAGTGAACGTTTTGGACACCCCTTGCCTCAGCAGGGTTGTTTTGTGGCAGGATCTTCTGCTGCCCCACTCAAGATATAATTCTAAGGTCACAATCAGCCGTGCCACCAAAATGCGCATTTTCGGTTACCTGGACACCGGCATCAACACTTTGGTGATCAACGAAACCACAGTTAAGGTATTTGTCCTTTTGTTGGATACTATATATCTCTAATCATATCGAATCTGTGAAACTGTGTTAACGCGTTTTAATCGTTGAATTTGAAGGTAAACACAAATATAAGCTTCAAGACACTTATCCCCAGCGTGAAGGTTTTGGGTCTCTGTGTTCATTTCGGAGTACGAAAGGAGGCTTTGATGTCCATCAGCTTCCTTAGGTGTTTTCCAGAGGTTGAGACACTACATATAACTGTGAgatttctttccttctttcattcccgacatatatatacataaatgtGAGTTTGCGAGATAGCTGTCTTTCTTCTTTCATTCCTGACATATGCATCATTTTACACACTCACTGCAGCCATTCTTTCATTCCCGACATATGCATCATTTTACACACTCACTGCAGCCATATGTTCCTTTGATAGCTGGAGGTGATCAATTTTTCTTCTTGTGCAGAGCAAAACGGACAAGGCTTCAGAAGCCGAACAATTCAGTTTCTGGGGAAAGGTTGCTCCTGTTGAGTGTGTGACCTCTCATCTCAAGAAGTTAGTGTTCCATGGGATGCCATGGTGTCCTGGAAACCTTGAGTTTCTCAAATTCATCGTGGAAGGGGCATACTTGCTAGAGAAGGTGTTGATTGTTCTTCCTAAAGGAACTTACACTAGCATGCATAGCGTTATCACCAAACTCAAGTTAGCACCTTTGACCTCTGCAAGTTGGGCTAGTCACATCTGTAAAATGGAGGTTGTCCAATCCAGTCAAGGAACTTTGAGCTACCAAAGGGCATCTGATCGTTCCGTCGATGATCCTTTAGATTATTCCCTGTAGGCTGTTCTATCTGTTTGTTGTGATTATAACATATTGTCGATATGGTTATCCTTTCGGTCCTTCATGTCTGTCTGCCATTTTCATGTGTTTTGGCTTGTTATCTAGAGAAAAATGTATGGTTTGTTGGATATGCTTAGTACTATACTTGATGGGGTGCAAGTAATAGAATGCAGAGCATCTGATGTGTCAGTAGTTCCTCTCCATTACTTCTTGTGGCAAGACAGCAAGATACTCTACTCTCGATTTTGTTGCCTCTGCTTCTGTTTCTTGTAGATTAATTCATCATGCGTCATATTGGGCGGCATCAGTCTCCCATGTCTGAGAATTGTAGTAAGAGCacgtacaatagcaggctataagctagctgcaAATAtgttttaaggagataaatgaggagagagaagagcagcgggctatagatttgtagccagctgtagtacagactccaagacgcagtgtgtgtatgacaggtgtgaccaggtattaatagtgtagtatgtaactattgtatgaataagccattagattggctatagatgaattagagctagtagttggctatactattaaacttgctcgcAACAGATGTGGAGGAAGTCCCAACAAAATTTAGAGACATAGCATAAAACAGCTGTAATTCCATTCGAGCCAATATATCTTTTTCCTTCTTCCAGATGTTAACTGGTTACTATAGAATTTGTTCAATTAGATGGAAAAGACAATCTGATTTAGCGAACAATAATGTTGTGGTCGTAATTAAGCACATCAGTTTTGGGCTACCAGAACTGGTGTCACTTGGTAAGGCCTTTCGAATATGagttatttttctctttttttttgaatcaaCTATTAAGTTGTTCTGGCAAAAATCTTGTAAATTCTAAACAAGGCTTGGTTACCCAACATTTTGATATGTGCTTGGTCCATCTCCAATGCAGCTTGTACATGTTCGTGTGCGCTAACATAATTGTTAGAAACATATGTACGGTGTGATTGTGGTGTTATCTACCAAGATTTAAATAGACTTAAATGTTGGTGTCCATAAATGTTAAGGTTAGTGATTTTCGGTTAGTCCCGTCTTTTTCCAATGTGTATTAAGACGGCGAACCTTTCGATACTTATTTAATAGAGTTCAAATTTCATCGCAGTAATAGTAATACTATCTTTTATCACAAATTATCCATACTATCTATttgattttattataatttCAATTTAGATGGGACCTATACCCCCACACATTTCAAGGAGACGATAAAGTACTTTTATCAAATGCTCGTGATGAAGATTAAGGACCTGTTTAGATTAGTGCCATTTTAAAtcattctattttttaaaatgaataAACATGTGGATGGTGTCATTTTAAatcattctatttttttaatgaataaaCATGTGGATGTAGTTTGTTATCAAACATTAGTTAGTTTGTTATCAAACATTAGTAATACATAGAGAATTTTGGCAACAACACATTTAgccaattctaaaaaaaaaaacttactttagactgtgtttagatctaaagtttggatctaaacttcagtctttttccatcacatcaacatgtcatacacacacaacttttcagtcacatcatctccaattttaaccaaaatccaaactttgtgttgaactaaacacagccttagcattgctaaattttgaaaatattcaTTTTGGCATTAATATGAAAATATTCACATACTTAATTTCGTTGTAAAGATGGATGAGGGTTAGAGGTTGATTAGTAAGTACAAGTAATACTCGTAGTAGTTTTGCGCTAAACCCAGTCCCTGCCCATTTTGCCCTCCCCGGCCGTCCCCGCCGATATCACCCGAGCCCTAACTCCCAACTccttcctcgccgcgccgccatggcgccCCCTCGGCCTGCTTGTTAGACCCAAGAAAATTCAGAGCCAAAAAATGGaattctcccctctctctcacaaTCTGTTAGGCGCCGCAAGACTCGGAAAAAACTAGGGTTCTAAGCTACTAAGACAATAATTTGGTTCTTGTTGCCCTTCTCATTAGTCTCGCTGGGCTATATACTCCCGAGCGGATCCAAAGCATCAGTTTTAACCTCATTACAGCTTAGATTCAGCATTCAGGTAAAAGTAAACGAGCATCAGCTCTTAAACAAAAATTACATGACAGTGAATAAGAGAACAGCGAATCGCCACCGTCGAATCCCGCTGTAAATACGAATCTTCGCATCTCCACCGTTCATTCTCATTAAATGATGTTAGCCAAACGGTATCACCATTCTTCAGACTTTCTTCAGTTATCTCTGAACTTTTCTTCAGTTATCTCTGAAATCTCCACTTCTGACAATCCTTTCCCCTTGAGCCAGACCTTGTCCTCAAGGTCTAAAGTGTGGAAAAGTGGCCTGGATGAATGTTGCATCTTCCCAAGTTGCATCTTCAGGTGTTAAATTCTCCCAGTGAATTAACCATTGAACCACTGGTTCATTTTGTCTTGGAATTACTCTCCTTGCTAATACTGCAAGTGGTTCAGTCTTGACAGTACCATCAGCGCCCACTAGTGGAAGATTTGGTAGCGGAATTGCCTGCCTTCCCACATGTTTCTTCAGCTGACTAACGTGAAACACAGGGTGTATGTTAGCTTCTTCTGGCAACTGCAACTTATAAGCAACCTTCCCAATCTTTTCCAACACTCTAACGGGACCATAAAACTTTGCTCTGAGTTTCAATGATCCTCTCAGCCCAAAAGCATTCTGTCGATATGGTTGCATCTTTAGGTAGACCATATCCCCTAACTCGAATTGTCTTTCACTCCTGAGTCTGTCAgcaaactttttgattctggtttgAGCTTTGGCCAAGTTTTCTTTTAATCTTGCCAACATATCCTCCCTCTGCTGTACGGTTACTCTTGCCTCTTCTGAAACATTTCCAGGTATCGCCCTTTCCCCAATCTGTGGTGGAGTTACTGCATACATGGCCTCATATGGAGTGACTTGCAATGATGTGTGATAAGAAGTATTATACCACCATTCTGCAGTAGGCAACCATTTGTACCATTCTTTAGGCTCCTGAAACACCATACAGCGAAGATAAGCTTCTACACATTGATTTACCCTCTCGGTTTGGCCGTCAGACTGAGGATGATAGGAAGTACTAAATCGCAATGCAGTACCCATTGCTTTAAAAACATTCTGGAATAGTTCGCTGGTAAAAATCATGTCTCGGTCTGACACAATAGCCACTGGCATGCCATGAAGTCTGTATACATTTTCCATGAAAACTTGTATCACATCTTGAGTGTCAAAAGGATGAGACATGGCAACAAAATGAGCATACTTTGTTAACCTGTCCACTACTACCAGAATAACATCTTTTCCATGAGATTTTGGCAACCCTTCTATAAAATCCATTGAAATGTGTGTCCATGACATCTCAGGAATTTATAAAGGGTCCAGCAATCCAGGTACATGAATATGTTCAGGTTTAGCTATTTGACAGGTTGGGCATTCAGTCACCTGTCTATCCACATCCTTTTTCATTTTAGGCCAATAAAAAATCTTCTTAAGTTTATGGTATGTCAccttcattccggaatgccctCCAAAGGTGGAATTGTGAAAGGATTGAAGCAGCCTTTGTCTGATATCAGTTGATTGTCCCACATAAATTCTGTTTTTATACCTCAGTAACCCAGATTGTAAAGTGAACCCCTCTGCTCCTTCATTCAGTTCCTCTCCAGTTACTAACTTTGCATATTTCTCATCCCTCATGTAGCTGTTCTTCACATCCTCCACCCAAGCTGGATATACCAGAGTGATTGCCAAGCACTTGTCTCCATCAGTATCCCTCCTAGACAATGCATCAGCtgccttgttttcttttcccttcttgTACTCAATACTGTAATCGAACTCCATTAATTTCAGCAATAGTTTGTGCTGAATTCCTTCTGTTAATCTCTGGGTTGCCATGAACTTCAAACTTTGCTGATCAGTTCTGATGACCACCTGATTTCCAAGCAAATAGTGCCTCCATTTCTTCAAAGCTTCTAAGATAGCAATAGCCTCCTTTTCATATGTTGAAGAGCTAGCTGCCTTCTTCCCCAGAGATTTGCTGAAATAAGCAATGAGTCTCCCTTCTTGCATCAGTACAGCCCCAATTCCAGTACCACATGCATCTGTCTCTAGGACAAAAGGTTGATTGAAATTGGGTAAAGCCAAAACTAGACAGGAAGTCATAACTTCTTTAAGATTGTCAAAAGCTTTTTGCTGTTCTACACCCCATTGGTAGCTGTTTTTCTTCAACAGATCATGAAGTGGTTTGCATATGGTTCCATACCCCTTCACAAATCTCCTATAGTATCCAGTTAATCCCAAGAATCCTCTTAATTTTGAGACATTTTTGAGTACTGGCCAATCCAGCACATCCTGAATTTTATTAGGCTTAGTTGCCACACCTTCTCCGGACACTATATGCCCCAGATATTCTATACTTCCTACAGCAAAAGTGCATTTGCTTCGCTTGGCGAACAATTTATGTGACCTCAGTATATTTAGCACTATGCGCAAGTGCTGTTCATGTTCCCTCAGATCTCTGCTATAAATCAGTATGTCGTCAAAGAAGACCAAAACACACTTCCTCAAAAGTTTGCCAAAAATTTGATTCATGAGAGCTTGAAATGTAGCTGGTGCGTTTGTCAACCCGAATGGCATCACCAAATATTCAAAATGCCCCATATGAGTTTTGAATGCTGTCTTAGGGATATCACCTTCCACCATTCTGATTTGATGGTAACCCGACTGTAGATCCAGCTTTGTGAACACCTTGGCACCATTCAATTCATCTAACAAATCTTCTATAATAGGCATAGGGAACTTGTTCTTAACGGTTTTGGCATTCAATTGCcgataatccacacacatcctccaaTTCCCATCCTTCTTCCTTACCATGACAGCTGGAGATGAATATGGACTGAGACTAGGTCTAATTTCTTTAGAATCCAGCAATTCCTTAATAATTTCTTCCATAGCATTTTTCTGTTGATGTGGGACTCTGTAGGGTCTCAAGCTTGGAGGTTCTGCTCCCACCTTCAGTGGTATTGCATGGTCACAATCCCTCTTTGGAGGTAAACCCTTAGGTTTAGCAAATACATCAGCAAACTCTTGAAGCAAAACTGCTATCTGTTCTGGTATAATggtttcttccttcttctcttctgtttTAGACAACACTTCTATGAAGAAACCCATTATCCCCTTATCAAGCATCTTCCCAAATTTTCCAGCCTTAATCATTATCTTCCCCTGTGGAAGAGTATGATCTACAAATTTAACTTGCTGGCCCTTACATGTTACCCAAAGAACTCTCTGTTTTAGGTCCAGACTGATTGGACTATGGTCATAAATCCAATCCGCCCCTAAAATCACATCAAATCCTTTCAAGGGAATTAATTGGAACACTCTTTCAAATGGATGACCCTGTACAGTATATGACAGCTGCTCAGTTTTTGTGGAAGAGGAGATCATACCCCCACCAGCTACCAGTATTCTTCTATTGCCAGCTTCCAAAATTTCACACCCACTTTTTATAGCAAAATCATAGTTCATGAAAGAATTTGTACTCCCACTGTCAACCAATGCTACAGCCCTCCTTCCTTTAACATGGGCAATGAGAGAGAAAGTATTACTTCCACATGTACATCCCCTGTGCTGCTTGTGTAGATATTTGCATCAACtgtccctcctcttcttccttcttagCTGGACTACCAGGAGCTGTCTGGTATCCAGTCTCTCCATTTTCCTCCTGAGTTTCTTGGggttcctcttcttcttcaacctccTCCATCATATGTACCACCTTGCCAACTTTACATTTATGTTGGTAATTTCATGGTTCCTTGCAATACCAgcaagttttcttttctttctccaccCCTTGAGTTGTGTTTTTCTGGTTGACAAATCTGGTACCACTAGACTGGGCAGGCTGGAATTGAGGTTTGTTTCTATTAAATCCAGATTGGTAGCTTAGTGTCTTAGCAATACTTGCCTTCTCATACACCTTAGCATACCAATATCCTGCCAACAAGTTCTGGGGCTTTTGCCCACATACATCATGCTTAATGTCAGCCCTCAATCCCCCAATAAAACAACTCAAAATGTAAGACTCCGTCAAGTAAGGATGATCCCTTTTCACTAAAGAAACACAGTCTTCGAATTTGTCAATGTACTGCATTACACTACCAGTCTGTTTTGCATTCTGCAGTAGTTCCACAGCTTCATGGGCATTAGCTTCAGTAAAACGATCTGAAACCATTAGATAAAATTGCTGCCAATTTAGACAGTACCAGGGTATGGCCAAATTTCTAAACCATTTCCCTGCTCTTCCCACTAAGTGTCCAGATGCTAAATTAACCCACTGATCCATAGGGGTGCCAGTCATCTCAAAAAACTTTTCACATTGTTGCAACCACCCTACAGCATCCTCCCCATTGAACAATGTCAATTCCAACCTCTGACTCCTCAATGACATTTCAGTATAAGGGTTTGGTATGATACCATGCAAATATCTAGGTGGTTCCTGCCAGTACATACCTCCTCCCGGGTTTGGCATCCCTACTCCTGTGCCTACAGCAGTACCCCCTGGTTGCCTAGTTGGATATCTCCAAGGCTGATTAGTGTCAATCCCATAATGGTTCATCCCCACATCCTCTTGTGACTCTCTCTCTCAGGAAAATTGAAATTTCTTCCCTCTGGTAACACATGAGTTCTAGTAGCAGTGGTGAAAACTGGGCCAAAAGATGGGTTCACAGTGTTTGGTTCAATTTGGAAGTTCACATTTCCTACAGAAGTCATGGCACCCTGTGTGTTTCTGGGCAGAAAGGATGGGATTGTCACAGTTGAGGTCATGCTTCCAGCATTAACAGGATTTACCTGAGCTCCCGAAGTCAGTGGCGTCGCACCAGCCCCGGTCTGAACTCCAGTGGTGTTAGGTCGGGGACTGAAACCTGGTGGTACTGAAGAACTTCCAGCCACTGTTGCAGTATTGCTcaccgttgctgctgctgaagcTGCCAACCCTGCTGCCCCCCTTGCAATGCCACTGGTACTAGCTCCAGCCATTCCCCCAAATTCAGGTCCTTGACTCGACATACTCGCACAGATACTGCTCAGAAGTCCTTTAATTTCACCCATTTCCGACCGCATCACTCTCAGATCCGCCATCTTATGCCTAATCTGTGTGATTTCAGCACGAACATCAAACTCCCCAGCGCTGTCCAAACTGTTGTGGGATCTGGTTCGCGCAGGCATCATCGATTGACTGACGAAATCGGCTCAAGGAATTCACAGATCCCTCTCCCCTTAAGATCTCGCCGTCTAGGTCTACCGCCAACCTGAGTAGGAATCCCGAGCTCCGGAGATTTTACAGAGAACACACCTGCGTGGTT
Proteins encoded in this window:
- the LOC127760365 gene encoding F-box/FBD/LRR-repeat protein At2g04230-like, whose protein sequence is MEAVIAECRPKPLFTTGPFLSAVGGGGGGVDRISGLPDDLLFVILSKLPVMDAVATSALSPRWKSLWSSVPLRLDDAGLLHRRDGTRLGREGVAATVSAVLAAHPGPVPAASVGCCLSSDDQGYQLGGWLRALAAKGVRQLCLMGAPWSPRAALPSAVFSCSSLRRLFLGSVQCNWDLIPDHACFPELREIQICNAVMKSQDLSLVLAVCPALETVEILASRNKIPTVRMSSHTIRNTLLWKSVAKEVNVLDTPCLSRVVLWQDLLLPHSRYNSKVTISRATKMRIFGYLDTGINTLVINETTVKVNTNISFKTLIPSVKVLGLCVHFGVRKEALMSISFLRCFPEVETLHITSKTDKASEAEQFSFWGKVAPVECVTSHLKKLVFHGMPWCPGNLEFLKFIVEGAYLLEKVLIVLPKGTYTSMHSVITKLKLAPLTSASWASHICKMEVVQSSQGTLSYQRASDRSVDDPLDYSL